TGGTCGCCTTCCGCAAGACCTTCACGTACTTCGATCATGCCGTTATAGATCATGCCGGCGGATACTTTCTTGCGTTTGGCTATTAACCTTCCGCCTTCTTGTACGGCAACGAATACATATTCGCCATCGCTCGACTTCTGGATGGCCGCTATGGGAACGACAAACGTGGAGGAGGCGGTGTAATCGACGATCTTCATGACGGCAACCATGTTCGGATGGAGTTCCCCGTCCTTCGGACTCAGGCGGACTTCTACGTTGAAGGTTCTGTTCAGTGTATTGATCGCGCGTCCGGCATAATCGAGTTTGGTATTGATCTCTTTGCCCATGTCCGGAATCGAAATAATGGTTTCATTACCCCGATTCACCTTGCTGATAAAGGATTCGGCAACTTCACCCGTGACTTTGAGTGCATTCAGATTGACGACCCGGAAAGCCGGCATGCCGGGCGCAACTGCCTGCCCGATCTTGATATCGACCTGGTCGACTGTACCGTTGATGGGCGACTTGATCCGCGTCATCTCGAGTTGTTCCTGAAGACTGGCGACTCGCTTTTCAAGCGCTTCTTTATTTGTCTTGGCTTGCAGGAACTGGATCTCGGATCCGATCTTCTGGTCCCAAAGGTTTTTCTGGCGATTGAAAACCTGGGTGGCCAGGTCCAGTTGCGTCTGGGCTTCGGCAACTCCCTGGCGGATCATGCGATCATCGATGGTAGCGAGTAGCTGACCCTTTACAACACGATCACCTGCTTGTACCTGAAGGCTGGTGATATTCCCCATGCTTTCGGGCGAGACGATTACGTCTTCATCGCCGTCTACCTTGGCCTGGATCTCAATGTAGTGCTTGAACGTTTCGGGCTTCATTTCCTTGATCGCCACCAGCTTCGACTTTTCATCGTTCTTGCTGGTGTCTGATTGCGCGATCTCCGCTTCCAGTGCGGTGATCTTTTCCTTAAGGGTAGCCTGTTCTTTTTTGAGCTTTTCCAGCTCGGCATGCTTATCGCTACCGCTACCACAGGCATAGAGCACGATGGTGAGGGTCGTCAGGATGACAGTTGAATGGAGGGAGGACTTTTTCATATAGGGAATAGGTGAGAGGGATTAGTATTGAAGATTTCCGAGAGCTTTGTCAAGATTGATCTTGGCGACAATGGCGTCATAGATCGCATTGTAATAGTTGGCCTGTGCTTCCTTGAGCGTTGTTTCCGCGTCAATGACCTCCAGGTTGGAACCGACGCCTTGTTCGTACTTCAGACGCGTCGAGCGTACTACATCGTTTGCCAATTGAAGGTTCTTTTCCTGTACCGACAATGCATTTTGTGCGTCGAGGAGAGCGGCCCGGTTGCTGTTCGATTCAAGGCGTACCGCCTGATCGAAGGTTTTGATCTCGTTCTGGATCTTTTGCAGGCTGTATTTCTCCTGCCTGATCTTAGCTCGCTTTTGGAGTCCGTCGAAAATCGGAACGTTCAGCGTTGCGCCGATGATACCGGTAGGATACCACCGGTAATCCGGATTGAAGATGGTGAACTCGGTCCGTAGCGCGGCTGCACTCAGGGATCCGTACGCTACAAGGCTGGGCAGATAGCCGGACTGGTAGCGTTTCACATTGTATTCCTGCAGGCGCATCTGGGTTTGCAGGATGCCGTATTCGATACGCTTTGCCGGGTCGACATTATCATTGACTGCGCCCTGCTTCTTGACTTCTTCAATATCCAGACGGTCGGTCAGCGTGACGGGTTGCTGGATGTCCATCCCCATTTGAAACTTGAGGACCTGCTCCGTCACCACCAGCAGCCGGTTGAATTTTTCCTGCTCACTGGTGAGGTTGTTGTACGTTACTTCGATCCGATCGGCATCCGTTTTCTCTACAAAGCCGTTGTCATAGAGCGCCTTGGTATTGTCCCGCAGGGTACGCACGCGTTCAACATTGGCATCGATCACCTTCTTGCGCTCAAGCATGAGCAGATGGTTGTAGTAGGCCTTGTAAACGGCGACGGCGGTCTCGATCCGTGATCGTTTGACGTTCTTTTGTGAAAGTTCGCTGATGGTCCGGCTGGCCTGGACTCCGATGATATAGGAAGGTTCAAACAGCAGCTGGCTGGCCGAAATGCCGGCATTGGCTTGCCATTGTGTGCCGAATTGTACCGGAATGTAGGTGCCGGCTGGTTCGCCGAAGAATTCGCCGGGGATCACGCTGGTCGGGATCTTGACGAAGTCTTGCACATCGAACTTGCCGTTGATCTGCGGAAGACCGATGCCGATCGTCTCGTTGACCTGCTGTTTCGCGATGGAAGCGTCAAGCTGGGCGTTGAGTACATCTTTTTGATGCGTGAGGGCGTACTCGATCGCCTGGCTCACCGAGAAAGCGGATGAACTGTCGGGTGTTGCCGCCCGAAGGCCGAAGGCCAACAGCAGCAGAAAGAAGGTTGAATAATAGCGTTGCATAAGGTTGGGAGTGAAGGAGGGAGGGGGATTAGTCTTCGTTGATTTGCTTATAACGGTTGATGAGCTTGTAGCCTTTGAGACTGACAATTCCATAAAGGAAATGTTCCATGATCTTGACTTGGACTTCCGGCATGGTGAACAGGTCGGGAGGAAAAATCTGCGGGTTAAAACCGATTTCGACTTCACTCATGCACAAGCGGGAAAGTATCTTGACATTGATGTCTTTACGATAGAGCTCCTGCCGAATACCCCGCCGTAAATTATCCTCCAGGAATCCGATCATCTGCTTGTCTTTGAATTCCTTGAACATCTTCCAACAAGCAGGATGATACTTCTGCAGATCGAAGAAAAAGGTGGGATTGATCCGGGCAAACGTTGCGGCAAACGTATTCATGCCGGTGAGAATTTCGTGGATCGGATTCTCGCTCGATTTCCGGATATCCAGCAGGTCCTTTTCATGGCAGTTCGTTTGTAGACGAACCATCGCCATGATTAGTGCATCCTTATCGGAATAATGCTGGTAAATGGTCTTTTTTGACATGCCCAGTTGCTGGGCTATGTCGTCCATCGTAATGCTCTTCAACCCGTGACGGAAGAACAGCTCACGCGAGACCTCCATGATCCGTGATTCCTGTGGTTCAGTCAGTTGTTCCATTTGCGGGGCAAAACTATGGAAACTATTTTCAGTCCTAAAGTTTCCTGCAAGTTTTTTTAGGCTTGAAAACCAGCGCGAAACTAGGATCGTTCCCGGCGTTTCTGCGGTAATTCCGGTGGAAACGATCATTGGAAACCCCGATCCGTCATTAATCGGGGTTGAAGCGTAAGTTGAAACCTGAATTGTCCGTCGATAGGCCGTTTTGTACCTTCGCGCTTTACCATCCATATGGAAATCAACCCCCTGAACGCGATCTCGCCGATCGATGGTCGGTACCGTAAACAGGTAGACGAACTGTTCCCTTTTTTCTCTGAGCAGGCGCTGATGCGCTACCGGCTGCAAGTGGAGGTTGAGTATTTCATCGCATTGGTGGAATGCGGTTTGCCACAGTTGACCGCGGCCGCTAAACTCGATTTGGACGGACTCCGTTCCATTTATCGGGACTTTGATGAAGCCGGAGCGCGGATCATCAAGGAAAAGGAAGCGATCACGAATCACGATGTTAAAGCCCTGGAATATTATCTGAAGGATCAGCTTGACAAACGGGGATTCACACCCTTTCTCGAGTTCGTTCACTTCGGACTGACCTCCCAGGACGTGAACAATACCGCCTTCCCGATGTCCATCCGGGATGCGCAGCTCCAGGTCTATCAGCCGGCACTGGACAAGATCATCCAACGACTGGCCGATCTTTCGTCCGATTGGGCGGAACTTCCCATGCTTTCCCGTACCCACGGGCAACCCGCATCGCCGACCCGCCTGGGAAAAGAGATCCGCGTATTCGTAGAGCGATTGCAGAACCAGCGTGAACAACTGTTCGCCATCCCGCCTTCGGCCAAGTTCGGCGGAGCTACCGGCAATTTCAACGCGCATTGCGTCGCCTATCCGGAGATCGACTGGCGGGTATTCGCGAACGCGTTCCTCAAGAATCGCCTCGGTCTGGAGCGTCAGCAATACACCACCCAGATCGAGCACTACGATAATCTGTGCGCGCTCTTTGACGGCATGAAGCGGATCAACAACATCCTGATCGATCTGAACCGGGATGTCTGGACCTATATCTCCCTCGATTATTTCAAGCAGCGAATCAAGGAAGGGGAAGTGGGCTCGTCGGCTATGCCGCATAAGGTGAACCCGATCGATTTTGAAAATTCGGAAGGGAACCTGGGCATGGCCAATGCGGTGTTCGAGCATCTCTCAGCTAAGCTCCCGATTTCCCGACTGCAACGCGACCTCACCGATTCCACGGTGTTGCGCAACGTCGGCGTTCCCTTTGCGCATTCCCTCATCGCATTCAAGTCCCTGCTCCGCGGGCTTGATAAATTGCTGGTCAATGAAGCTGCCCTGAAAGCGGACCTGGAAAACAACTGGGCCGTGGTAGCCGAGGCGATTCAGACCGTACTGCGCCGTGAAGGAGTAGCCAACCCGTACGAACAGTTGCGCGACCTGACCCGCAAGAATGAGCGCATCGGAAAGGAGCAGTTGCATGCTTTCATCGACCAGTTACCGGTAAGCGATAACATCCGAAAGGAACTCAAAGCGGTGACCCCCTTTAACTATACGGGAGTCTGACCATGTTTGTCAGCGGTTTCACGTTCATCCGCAACGCGGTCCGCTTCGACTACCCGATCGTGGAGGCGATCCGGTCCATCCTTCCTCTCTGTGACGAGGTGGTAGTGGCAGTCGGTCGCTCCGACGACAATACGCGTGAATTGATCGAACAGATCGGTTCGGATAAGATCCGTATCCTGGATACCGTTTGGGATGATGCTCTCCGCGAAGGAGGTCGGGTACTCGCCGAGGAGACCAACAAGGCTTTTGCTGCCGTCAATCCGAAGGCCGATTGGTGTTTCTATATCCAGGGTGATGAAGTGATCCACGAGCGGGACCATCCGGCGATCCGGCAGGCGATGTTGCAGTGGAAGGACGATCCACGCGTGGAAGGATTGCTTTTCCGGTACTTTCACTTTTATGGGAGCTACGACTATGTAGGCGATTCTACGCGTTGGTATCGTCGCGAAGTCAGGATCGTCCGCCGTGACCCTGCGATCGTTTCGTTTCGCGACGCACAGGGTTTTCGGAAATCCGGCCGGCCGTTATGGGTGAAACCGGTCGATGCCGTAGTGCATCATTACGGCTGGGTGAAGCCACCGGAACAACAACAGGCTAAGCAGCGGAGTTTCCATGCCCTTTGGCATTCCGACGAATGGGTACGCGATCGGGTGGGTACCAATAGCACGTTCGATTACTCCGGGATCGATTCCCTGGCACCGTTCAAAGGGAGCCATCCGGCGGTTATCCGCGAACGTATCCAACGCCAAAACTGGACGTTCGATTTCGATCCCAGCCGTCGCCGGCTATCGATCAAATCAAAATTCAAATTGTGGGTAGAACACCTCACCGGCTGGCTTCCCGGCGAATACCGCAATTACCGACTACTTCGCTAATATGCAGAAGAGCTGAAACTGAGCCAGGAAATAACTTTTTCAAATGAGAATAAAGACTTAAAAATCAATAGATTATATATCGCATCCTTCACCTCAATTCACGCCATCTTTTTCAACCTCTTAATTTCTAACCCCCAGTCTCTAATTACTAATCACTAATTACAAATTACTAATTACCACCCCTCACAACCCACTCGCCAACACATCCGCCAAATGCATAACGCGTATGTTTTTACCCTGCTTTTGTAAATAGCTTCCCAGGTGCATCAAACAGGAAGCATCCGTTGAAATGAGGATGTTGGCTCCCGTCGCATTCGCATTCAGGATTTTTTGTTCGGCCATCCCCACCGCAATGGGTTCGTATTTGACCGAGAAGGTCCCACCGAACCCACAACAGGTTTCCGTGTCGGCCATTTCCCGTAACTCCAATCCGGCTACGTTTTTAAGCAATTCCCGTGGCTCCTGCCGGATGCCAACTTCCCGCAGTCCGCTGCAGGAATCATGGTAGGTAGCGACGCCTTCGAGTTTGGATCCGAGATTCGTCACTTTCAAGACGTTGACCAAAAAGTCACTCAATTCAAAAATGTGGCGTTGAATCCCTTTGTACTCGTTGTGAAGCACCGAGTTATGGAACATTTCGGGATAATAATTCTTGACCATGCCGACACAAGAAGCGGAAGGCGAAACGATGTAACGGTCGGTACGGAAGTCGTGGATGAATTTCTCCCCAACGGCCTTGCATTCATCCCAATGCCCGGCGTTGAAGGCTGGTTGTCCGCAACAAGTTTGCTCCGGATTGTAGTTGACCGTACAGCCGGCCTTTTCAAGCACCTTGATCATGTTCCAGGCTGTCTCCGGAAAGATCTGATCGATAAAGCAGGGAATGAAAATATCTACCACCATAGGCCCGCCAAAGATACAGGAACCCTCGGTTTCATCAACGCCTTGCAAGGGTCCGCTTTCAACAATTAGCCGACAGGTTCTGCAGCCAGTTGACGCTGCGGCCCGACGCGCAGCAACAGGAGAATGCCCAATACGAAGAAGGCGGCCAGCACGATGATGCTGTTGCGCATACTGCCCGTCAGCTCATTGATATATCCGAAAGCGAATGTCCCCAGTACGGTTCCGAATTTGTCGCAGAGGTCGTAGAAACTGAAGTAAGAGGCGTGATCGATCGTTTCAGGTAGGAGTTTCGAGTAGGTTGATCGCGATAACGATTGGATGCCGCCCATCACCAGGCCAACCACGGCTGCCAGACCGATGAACATGTTCTGCTCGTTAACGCCGAATCGCTTGTCGCAAAACCAGGCGCCAATGCAGATGCCGATCCAGGTAACAATCGAGATGGCCAGCGCTTTCAGGTTACCGAATTTTTTGGAAAGCCGTGAAAACAGATAGGCGCCACCAATCGCGACGAATTGGATGATCAGAATAATGGCGATCAAAATCTCGGAAGGCAAATGCAGTTCTCCATCCCCGAAGAGGGTAGCGACATACATGACCGTCTGTACGCCCATATTATAAAAGAAAAAAGAGATCAGAAATGTACGTAGCCGGGCCGTATGTCGTAATTCGTTCCATACTTTTCGTAATTCCTGATAACCGTTGAACAGATAATGCCCGCTGCTGGGTCTTCCATAAACGTTGTCGGGTAATCGGTAAAAAGTGATTTGGGCAAAGCCGAACCACCAGACACCCACCAGGAGAAAAGCCAACCGGATAGCGGTTCCTTTTTCAATACCTCCATATACGTCGGGAAACAGTACCATGGAAAGTGAGAAGATGAGCAAGAGGGAACTGCCGATGTATCCCAGTGCAAAGCCCTTCGCACTCACGCGGTCCTGGTCTTGGGGTTCCGCGATCTCCGGTAAATAAGCGTTGTAAAAAACGATACTGCCCGCGTACCCGATCGCCGCAAAGACCGATCCCAGGATACCGATCCACAGGACCTCGATGGAGTCGAAGAAATAGAGGGAAGCACAGGCTAAGGAACCGAGTGTGCAGAAGAAATACATGAACCGCTTTTTCCGTCCGCTGTAATCGGCGATGGAAGAGAGCAGGGGGTTGATGAAGGCAATGATCAGAAAGGCGGCTGAAAGCGCATACGTTTG
This genomic stretch from Bacteroidota bacterium harbors:
- a CDS encoding efflux RND transporter periplasmic adaptor subunit; the protein is MKKSSLHSTVILTTLTIVLYACGSGSDKHAELEKLKKEQATLKEKITALEAEIAQSDTSKNDEKSKLVAIKEMKPETFKHYIEIQAKVDGDEDVIVSPESMGNITSLQVQAGDRVVKGQLLATIDDRMIRQGVAEAQTQLDLATQVFNRQKNLWDQKIGSEIQFLQAKTNKEALEKRVASLQEQLEMTRIKSPINGTVDQVDIKIGQAVAPGMPAFRVVNLNALKVTGEVAESFISKVNRGNETIISIPDMGKEINTKLDYAGRAINTLNRTFNVEVRLSPKDGELHPNMVAVMKIVDYTASSTFVVPIAAIQKSSDGEYVFVAVQEGGRLIAKRKKVSAGMIYNGMIEVREGLAEGDQVVTAGFQSIIEGDPIRL
- a CDS encoding TolC family protein, with product MQRYYSTFFLLLLAFGLRAATPDSSSAFSVSQAIEYALTHQKDVLNAQLDASIAKQQVNETIGIGLPQINGKFDVQDFVKIPTSVIPGEFFGEPAGTYIPVQFGTQWQANAGISASQLLFEPSYIIGVQASRTISELSQKNVKRSRIETAVAVYKAYYNHLLMLERKKVIDANVERVRTLRDNTKALYDNGFVEKTDADRIEVTYNNLTSEQEKFNRLLVVTEQVLKFQMGMDIQQPVTLTDRLDIEEVKKQGAVNDNVDPAKRIEYGILQTQMRLQEYNVKRYQSGYLPSLVAYGSLSAAALRTEFTIFNPDYRWYPTGIIGATLNVPIFDGLQKRAKIRQEKYSLQKIQNEIKTFDQAVRLESNSNRAALLDAQNALSVQEKNLQLANDVVRSTRLKYEQGVGSNLEVIDAETTLKEAQANYYNAIYDAIVAKINLDKALGNLQY
- a CDS encoding TetR/AcrR family transcriptional regulator, coding for MEQLTEPQESRIMEVSRELFFRHGLKSITMDDIAQQLGMSKKTIYQHYSDKDALIMAMVRLQTNCHEKDLLDIRKSSENPIHEILTGMNTFAATFARINPTFFFDLQKYHPACWKMFKEFKDKQMIGFLEDNLRRGIRQELYRKDINVKILSRLCMSEVEIGFNPQIFPPDLFTMPEVQVKIMEHFLYGIVSLKGYKLINRYKQINED
- the purB gene encoding adenylosuccinate lyase encodes the protein MEINPLNAISPIDGRYRKQVDELFPFFSEQALMRYRLQVEVEYFIALVECGLPQLTAAAKLDLDGLRSIYRDFDEAGARIIKEKEAITNHDVKALEYYLKDQLDKRGFTPFLEFVHFGLTSQDVNNTAFPMSIRDAQLQVYQPALDKIIQRLADLSSDWAELPMLSRTHGQPASPTRLGKEIRVFVERLQNQREQLFAIPPSAKFGGATGNFNAHCVAYPEIDWRVFANAFLKNRLGLERQQYTTQIEHYDNLCALFDGMKRINNILIDLNRDVWTYISLDYFKQRIKEGEVGSSAMPHKVNPIDFENSEGNLGMANAVFEHLSAKLPISRLQRDLTDSTVLRNVGVPFAHSLIAFKSLLRGLDKLLVNEAALKADLENNWAVVAEAIQTVLRREGVANPYEQLRDLTRKNERIGKEQLHAFIDQLPVSDNIRKELKAVTPFNYTGV
- a CDS encoding glycosyltransferase family 2 protein; this encodes MFVSGFTFIRNAVRFDYPIVEAIRSILPLCDEVVVAVGRSDDNTRELIEQIGSDKIRILDTVWDDALREGGRVLAEETNKAFAAVNPKADWCFYIQGDEVIHERDHPAIRQAMLQWKDDPRVEGLLFRYFHFYGSYDYVGDSTRWYRREVRIVRRDPAIVSFRDAQGFRKSGRPLWVKPVDAVVHHYGWVKPPEQQQAKQRSFHALWHSDEWVRDRVGTNSTFDYSGIDSLAPFKGSHPAVIRERIQRQNWTFDFDPSRRRLSIKSKFKLWVEHLTGWLPGEYRNYRLLR
- a CDS encoding (Fe-S)-binding protein, producing MVVDIFIPCFIDQIFPETAWNMIKVLEKAGCTVNYNPEQTCCGQPAFNAGHWDECKAVGEKFIHDFRTDRYIVSPSASCVGMVKNYYPEMFHNSVLHNEYKGIQRHIFELSDFLVNVLKVTNLGSKLEGVATYHDSCSGLREVGIRQEPRELLKNVAGLELREMADTETCCGFGGTFSVKYEPIAVGMAEQKILNANATGANILISTDASCLMHLGSYLQKQGKNIRVMHLADVLASGL
- a CDS encoding MFS transporter produces the protein MLKKGDRKIIRAWAMYDWANSAYSLVITSALFPIYFHAITTEGGGNTVRFLGRTFNSDSLQTYALSAAFLIIAFINPLLSSIADYSGRKKRFMYFFCTLGSLACASLYFFDSIEVLWIGILGSVFAAIGYAGSIVFYNAYLPEIAEPQDQDRVSAKGFALGYIGSSLLLIFSLSMVLFPDVYGGIEKGTAIRLAFLLVGVWWFGFAQITFYRLPDNVYGRPSSGHYLFNGYQELRKVWNELRHTARLRTFLISFFFYNMGVQTVMYVATLFGDGELHLPSEILIAIILIIQFVAIGGAYLFSRLSKKFGNLKALAISIVTWIGICIGAWFCDKRFGVNEQNMFIGLAAVVGLVMGGIQSLSRSTYSKLLPETIDHASYFSFYDLCDKFGTVLGTFAFGYINELTGSMRNSIIVLAAFFVLGILLLLRVGPQRQLAAEPVG